Proteins encoded by one window of Acinonyx jubatus isolate Ajub_Pintada_27869175 chromosome X, VMU_Ajub_asm_v1.0, whole genome shotgun sequence:
- the LOC113597710 gene encoding uncharacterized protein LOC113597710: MVALVDVISIAVATSPPVRISHHWPGGPGDSPCTADPPPPTAGSRELTAPSSARASSACPSLSQPSLEAPPPQPPLATVSGQAPQAPRAPPPLLSTQPPAPTSQDAARGREVWSRGTLRPPGASGTWRLPDSGRAGSGMAGASSHTFPWPSRGRAAELGWPPLVPSLRNKGMETSLLGPMAVILWNDD, translated from the exons ATGGTCGCGCTCGTGGACGTGATTTCGATTGCCGTGGCCACTTCCCCACCTGTCCGAATATCTCATCACTGGCCGGGAGGGCCGGGAG ACAGCCCCTGCACTGCGGACCCGCCTCCGCCTACCGCCGGATCACGGGAGCTTACAGCGCCGAGCTCCGCCCGAGCAAGCTCCGCCTGCCCCTCTCTTTCACAACCTTCCCTggaggccccgccccctcagCCTCCCTTGGCAACCGTCTCCGGGCAGGCTCCGCAGGCTCCGCGCGCCCCGCCTCCTCTGCTCTCGACTCAGCCTCCGGCCCCGACCTCCCAGGATGCAGCGCGCGGGCGGGAGGTTTGGAGCCGAGGGACGCTGCGCCCGCCTGGGGCGTCGGGAACGTGGCGCCTGCCGGACTCTGGACGCGCGGGCTCAGGTATGGCAGGCGCGTCGTCCCACACCTTCCCCTGGCCTTCGCGGGGCCGGGCGGCAGAGCTGGGTTGGCCCCCCCTTGTGCCCTCTTTGCGGAATAAGGGGATGGAAACGAGCTTGCTGGGGCCTATGGCCGTCATTCTGTGGAATGATGACTAG